The DNA region AGGCCGCCGCGGGCCAGGGCGCTCTGCATGGTGAGCTGCCCCAGACCCACCAGGTTGTACGCGCACAGGCCCAGCGCCAGCGCCAGCCCGGGGTTGCGCACGCCCAGCACGACCGCCAGCACGGTGGCCAGGAGGCCGGCGCCGACCGGCAGGCGCAGCGACTGGAAGAAGGTCTGGTTCGCGCGGCGCCACGGCAGCATGGGGCCCACGCCCATCAGGAACAGCAGCGCCAGGCCCAGCGGAATGGCGAACACGTCATAGAAGCTCGGCCCGACCACCGTGCGGAAACCGCGCACCGCCTCCACCAGGATCGGGAAGAGGGTCGCCAGGATCACCAGCGCGGCGAACAGCACGAACACCACGTTCCCGCCCAGCACCGCGCCCTCGCGGGACACCGTGGCGTCCAGGCTGTGTGGGTCGCGGATGGCCGGCAGGCGCCAGGTGGCCAGGCCCACGCCCAGCACCACCAGCACCGTGAAGAACATCAGGAAGATCGGCCCGATCGGCCCGTTGGAAAAGGCATGCACGCTCTCCACCACGCCGCTGCGGGTCAGGAAGGTGCCCAGCACCGTCGCGGCGTACCCGAAGATGATCAGGTACAGGTTCCAGCCCTTGAGCATGCGCCGGCGCTCCTGGATCTGCACGCTGTGAATGAACGCCGTGGCGAGCAGCCAGGGAATGAAGCTGGCGTTTTCCACCGGGTCCCAGGCCCAGTACCCGCCCCAGCCGAGAATCTCGTAACTCCACCAGCCGCCCGCGGCGATCGCGGCGGTCAGGAACGCCCAGGCGACCATCGTCCAGCGCCGCGTCTGGATCAGCCAGGACTCGCCCAGGCGGCCGGTGACCATGGCCGCGATCGCGTACGCGAACGGCACGCTCAGGCCCACGAACCCGATGTACATCAGCACAGGGTGCACCGCCATCATCCAGTGGTTCTGAAGCAGCGGGTTGGGCCCGCGGCCGTCCTGCGGGACGTCCACGACCGGCGTGAAGGGACTGGCGACCGTGAGGTTCAGGCCGATGAAGAACACCAGCGACAGCGCCATGACCGCCAGCACCCAGGGGCGCAGCACGTCGCGCCGCGCGGTCAGGGACACCAGGAAGGCGTACAGCGACAACACCCACGCCCACAGCAGGATGCTGCCCTCCAGCGCCGCCCAGAGGGTCACGACCTTCACCCAGGTGGGCGAGACGCTCATGCTGTGTTCGGCCACGTAGCGGACCGTGAAGTCGTTGCTGAGAATCGCGTACTCCAGCGTGCCCAGAGCCACGCTCACGAACAGGAAGTTCGCCCAGAGGCTCATGCGCGTGCTCTGCTCCAGCCGGGCGTCCCCGCTGCGGCCTGCCAGAACGCCGCTCACCAGGGCGTACAGGCAGAACGCCAGCGCGAACATGAGGGCCAGCGTGCCGGCCGCGCCCACCGGACTGAACGCCAGTCCCAGAAAATCCGTCATACCCCCAGCGTAGCCTGCCCGCCCGAAAGGCAGAAGGTCAGGCGTCACGGAAGGTGCGGCGGGCCGCCCCTCACCTGACGGGCCGCTCCGGACAGGTCAGCGAACCCGACCGGCCCGGTCCCATTTCAACCGGCCGCCGGGCGCAGCATCTCCCCCACCGCCAGCACGGTGCGCCAGTTACGCACAGTCGCTGGGCACCCCAGCTGCCGCTCGATCAGCGCGTGCGACAGCCGCACGTTCTTCACGCCATCCGGCACCGTCTGGTACAGCGTGCGGCCCACCACCGTCCACCGCTCCGCCCCGAAGTCCCGCGCGCGCAGCGCCGCCAGCCCCTCCGGTCGCGGCTCCGCGCCCAGGAACGCCGCGGCGACATTCACCTCCCCCGGGTCGAAGGGGCAGGCGCGAACGGCCTCCTCCCACGCGGCCGCGCTGCGCACCACGACCGCCACCTCGAACCCGGTCATGGCCTCGATGGCCGCGCGCAGCTTCACCGCCAGCGCCGCCTCGTCCTCTCCGGGCGCCGCGAACACCACGTTGCCGCTCTGAATGTACGTCCGGGCTCCGGGGTACCCCAGGTCCGCGAACAGGGCACGCAGGGCCGCCATGCTCACCTTGCGCTGCTTCCCCAGGTTGACCGACCGCAGCAGGGCGACGTGCATGGGCGGCCTAGCGGCCCTGCATGGCGGCCTGCATGCGGTCCACCACGCGCTGCGCCTCGGCACGCGACCGGTACGGGCCGCTGATCACCACCGGGTCCCCCGCCCGCAGCCGCAGCTGCGGGGCGTACGCGGGCCGGCCGTGGCCCTGCGGAAGCTGCGTGACCTCCACCGCCTCGATGGTCCCGAACGGAATGGCCCGCCGGCCGGACTTGAAGCGCGTGCCGTTCACCTTGTGAATCACGGCGTTGGCGGCGTCCACCTCCAGGTGCGAGGACGGCTGCCACAGCATCAGGTACAGGCCCGCCAGGGCGCTGAGCAGGCTGGCGGCGGCCACGATCCAGTGCCCGGCGGTGTCCATGCCCAGCCGGGAGGCCAGCCACGCGAACACGGCGGCGGCCAGCAGGGTCAGCAGCGGGTAGATCAGCGGGGACTGGCCCGCCTCCGAGGACTTGAACACGGTCTTCCGGGCGGCGGGGGTCGCCAGGGCAGGCGGCATACCTGCCCAGTGTACGGCACGCTCCGGCCGCTCAGCGCGGGGTCACAGTTCGTTGACTTCCGGCTGGAAGCGCACCTGCCGGATGAACTCCAGGTACTCGGCCTGCGTCAGGGCCTGCGTCTGGCCGCTCAGCGCGACGAACAGGGCCTCCAGGACGTTCGTGGCGAAGTTGCGGCTGCCGATGCGGGGCGTGGTCGTGATCAGGCGCCGCACGCCGCGCTCCTTCATCCAGGCGCGGTCGGCGGGCGTGATCGTCTGCGTGAGGACCGTCTTGCCGCTCAGGTCGCGGGGCGCGTAGCGCTTGACGTAGTGGGTGTCGCCGGCGATCACGTCCGCCCAGCTGTAGTAGGGGGTGCCGCTGGCCTCCCGGCTGCTTTCCTGCTTCTTGCCGGTGGGGTAGAACCAGTCCTGCGGGAGTTTGGTGATCACGGGCAGGACCGTGCGCGCCACGCGGCGCAGCGTGCGGATGTTCCGGATCGGGTAGTTGATGTTCAGCCCGAACACGATGTCGCCGTACACGACGTCCGCGCCGTACTCGGAGAGCGCCTCGGCCATCCCGAAACGGTCCACGGCGCTGACCATCAGGACCTTCTGGGTCCGCCAGTTCAGGAGCGGTTCGAGCTGCCCGATCGCGTCGCGTTCCAGGGTGTTCTTCAGGCCGCTGCCGTCCAGCACGGGCGTGATTTTCGCGTTGGCGACCAGGGTGCGCACGTTGTTGAAGGTGTAGCGCCGCCCATCCGCCCAGACGTACAGGTCCGCGCCGCCCAGCCCGAAGGCCGTGACCCGGCCGTCCAGCTCCCGGAACAGCTGCGCGGCCCTGGCCTTGTCGCCGTCGGTGCCGATGCGTTCCAGGATGAACGGCTGGCCCAGCAGTTCGATCTCCTCGCGGGCGTTGCCGCGGCTGCTGCCCAGGCTGACGCTCACCACGTGCTTGAACCCGGCCGGAGCCGCCTGCCAGCCCTGAAGAAGGTCACTCATGACAGGGGGCATTGTAGGGGCGCCGCCGCCAGGGAACGCCACGCTGCCCCGAACCTGAGGGAACCGGTTCGTGATCAAACCGTGAGGCCCGGCCGCCGGGCCGCCTTCTAGGATGCGGGGATGGACCTGCTGGTGCAGCTGGAAGGGCTGGTGCGGCTGATCGCGCAGTTCGTGGCGAGGCTCGCCGAGCTGTCCGCGGCGCTGATCGTGGCGTTCGCGGTGCTCGAGGCGCTGTACTTCGTGCTGCGGGTGTTCTGGAAGCGGGACGCCGTGCCGGACCACCGCAAGGAGGACCTGCGGCTGGCGCTGGGCCGCTGGCTGGCGATCGCCCTGGAGTTCCTGCTCGCGGCCGACATCGTGCTCACGGCGATCGCGCCCACCTGGCAGGACATCGGGCAGCTGGGCGCGGTGGCGCTGATCCGCACGGCGCTGAACTTCTTCCTTCAGCGGGAGTTCCGGGCGCAGGCCGAGCGGCGCCGGGCCCACGCGAACGGCGAGGCCGAGGCCTCCTGACCGGCCGGCCCGCGGTCAGCCCTGCGGCTGGGCGTCCGGTTTGGGGGGCATGCCCTGGCCTTCAGAGAGTTTGATCAGCCACATCATCAGCTGAATGAACGCCAGGGCCAGGGCCGGCATGCCGGCCAGCATCATGATCCAGCCGCTGATCTGCTGGTTTTGCAGCGGGGTGAGGTTCCACAGGCACAGGGCGTTCACGTACGGCGTGTACAGCACGTCGCGGGCGTAGAGCCACACGGCGGCCACGGCCATCATGGGCAGGCTGGCGATCAGCCCGAACCAGCCGCGGGAGCCGATCCCGGCCGGCTGCACGCTGGGCAGCGGCCGCAGGACCACGCCCCACACCAGCAGGCTGCTGAGCAGGTACAGCGCCGGCAGCAGGGACGCAGCGGTGTTCGTGACGATGCTGGCGTTGAAGCCGGCCGGGACGTTCCAGAAGACGATCACGGCCGTCCAGAGGGCCAGGGCCACCCAGGGGTCCAGCAGGACGTTCAGGACCCTGCCCAGGCCGCGACGCGGGTCGAGCCTCACGCCGCGCGGCACGCCCAGCACCAGCAGCGGCGGCACGAGTTCCGCCAGGACCATCAGGCGGGCCATGTACAGCGCCATGCTGGACTGCGTCATGGTGCCGGCCAGGCTCTGCGTGGTCAGGAACAGCAGGACCATGCCCACAGCGAAGGACAGAACGCGCCACAGCGGCCAGCGGGCCCGGCCCTCCGGCGTGCGGCGGGCCTGCGCGCAGCGCCAGGCGTACAGAGCCGCGGCGAGCAGCATGGGCAGCAGGAACACCGGGTCCACGTGCAGGCGCAGCAGGTCGGCCAGGGTGGGGTTCAGGTCGATGCCGCCCCCGCTGGGCGGGGGGACAGGCGGAAGGGGGGTGGGGGTGCTCATCGGGCGGGGTTCCTGATCACGTACTCCATGTCCTGCGCCACGCGGGCGGTCTGGGGGAGCTGGCTGTAGTCCCACAGCACCCGCAGCTTCCCGGCGGCGTCCACGAGGTACGTGGCGGTGGTGTGGTTCACCTGGTACTCGGCGGCGCTCTTGATGTCGGCTTTCTGGTAGCCCACGCCGTACTGTTTCGCCACGGCGGACAGCGTGGGTTCGGGGATGTTCACGCCGGTGCCCTCGCCGAAGTACGTGACGTACTCCTTGAGGCGCTGCGGCGTGTCGCGGTCCGGGTCCACGCTGACCATCAGGATTTTCAGGCGGGCCCGGTCGGCGGGCGGCAGGGTGTCGCGCGCGCGGCTGAGGTTCGCCAGGGACAGCGGGCAGATGTTCGGGCAGTGCGTGAACCCGAAGAAGATCGCGGTGGCCGCGCCCCCCGTCTCGCCGGGCGTGAAGGTCCAGGGCCGGCCGGTGTGGTCGGTGCCGGTCAGGGCGGCCGCCTGCGTGTTCGGGTAGGCGGTGCCGTAGAAGGGGTAGGGGCTGCGCAGCCGCGCCACGCCCCACGCGCCGGCGATCAGCAGCACCACGGCGCTCAGGGCCAGCAGCGCGGACACGTACCAGGGCCGGGGCGCCAGCGCCTCCGGGGTCAGCTCCGGCAGGGGGTCGGGGTGGGGGGTGGTCACACGGCTCACCTCAGGGTTTCCGGACGGTCGCGGTGACGTTCAGCGTCCGGCCGTCCTTCGCTTTCAGGGTCAGGGTGATCTTCTCACCGGGTTTCAGGGGGCGCTTGAGGCCCATCAGCATGAGGTGGTCGCCGGCGGGGCCCATGGTCAGGGTGCCGCGGGCGGGCACGGTCAGGGTGGGGACGGTCTTCATGCCGGTCATGGCGCCGGTGCGGGTGGTTTTCATCAGCATGACGTGCCCGAACGTGGCGCTGCTCGCGCCGGTCAGCACGACGGCGGTGCTGCCGGGGTTTTTCAGGGTGAGGTGGGCGCTCGTCTCGGTGATGCCGGGCGGCACGGTCACGATGGTTGCCGAGAGGACCGTCAGCGGCAGCTTCGCGGCCATGGTGCGGGCCGGCGTGACCGCGGGCGCGGCGTGCCCGGTGTGCTGGGCCAGCGCCAGGCCTCCGGCCGTCAGGAGGGCGGCAGCCAGGGCCGCGGCGCGCAGGGGTGAGGTGGAAAAAACTGTCAGGTGGGGCATCCGGGAAACCTCGCGGAGGGAAGGCAGGGACAGGAGGGGCGCCCGGGTGGGCGCATCCGGCCAGTGTAGGCGGGCGCGGCGGGCCGGATTGTCCCCGCGTGCCCGGTGCGGTCCCCCGTCCCGGGTTCATGGAACAGGTTCCACGCTCAGGGGGTATGGTGGGCACGTCGCCCCCGCCGGTCCCTCAGCGCGCCCGGCGGGAGGCCCCCTGACCGCCGCGTTCCCGCCTCCCTGCCGCCCCCCTGCGCGGCCCCCCGATCCCG from Deinococcus ficus includes:
- a CDS encoding copper chaperone PCu(A)C, whose product is MPHLTVFSTSPLRAAALAAALLTAGGLALAQHTGHAAPAVTPARTMAAKLPLTVLSATIVTVPPGITETSAHLTLKNPGSTAVVLTGASSATFGHVMLMKTTRTGAMTGMKTVPTLTVPARGTLTMGPAGDHLMLMGLKRPLKPGEKITLTLKAKDGRTLNVTATVRKP
- a CDS encoding DUF1622 domain-containing protein, yielding MDLLVQLEGLVRLIAQFVARLAELSAALIVAFAVLEALYFVLRVFWKRDAVPDHRKEDLRLALGRWLAIALEFLLAADIVLTAIAPTWQDIGQLGAVALIRTALNFFLQREFRAQAERRRAHANGEAEAS
- a CDS encoding DUF1697 domain-containing protein, translated to MHVALLRSVNLGKQRKVSMAALRALFADLGYPGARTYIQSGNVVFAAPGEDEAALAVKLRAAIEAMTGFEVAVVVRSAAAWEEAVRACPFDPGEVNVAAAFLGAEPRPEGLAALRARDFGAERWTVVGRTLYQTVPDGVKNVRLSHALIERQLGCPATVRNWRTVLAVGEMLRPAAG
- a CDS encoding cytochrome c oxidase assembly protein, which translates into the protein MSTPTPLPPVPPPSGGGIDLNPTLADLLRLHVDPVFLLPMLLAAALYAWRCAQARRTPEGRARWPLWRVLSFAVGMVLLFLTTQSLAGTMTQSSMALYMARLMVLAELVPPLLVLGVPRGVRLDPRRGLGRVLNVLLDPWVALALWTAVIVFWNVPAGFNASIVTNTAASLLPALYLLSSLLVWGVVLRPLPSVQPAGIGSRGWFGLIASLPMMAVAAVWLYARDVLYTPYVNALCLWNLTPLQNQQISGWIMMLAGMPALALAFIQLMMWLIKLSEGQGMPPKPDAQPQG
- a CDS encoding SCO family protein — translated: MTTPHPDPLPELTPEALAPRPWYVSALLALSAVVLLIAGAWGVARLRSPYPFYGTAYPNTQAAALTGTDHTGRPWTFTPGETGGAATAIFFGFTHCPNICPLSLANLSRARDTLPPADRARLKILMVSVDPDRDTPQRLKEYVTYFGEGTGVNIPEPTLSAVAKQYGVGYQKADIKSAAEYQVNHTTATYLVDAAGKLRVLWDYSQLPQTARVAQDMEYVIRNPAR
- a CDS encoding heme lyase CcmF/NrfE family subunit yields the protein MTDFLGLAFSPVGAAGTLALMFALAFCLYALVSGVLAGRSGDARLEQSTRMSLWANFLFVSVALGTLEYAILSNDFTVRYVAEHSMSVSPTWVKVVTLWAALEGSILLWAWVLSLYAFLVSLTARRDVLRPWVLAVMALSLVFFIGLNLTVASPFTPVVDVPQDGRGPNPLLQNHWMMAVHPVLMYIGFVGLSVPFAYAIAAMVTGRLGESWLIQTRRWTMVAWAFLTAAIAAGGWWSYEILGWGGYWAWDPVENASFIPWLLATAFIHSVQIQERRRMLKGWNLYLIIFGYAATVLGTFLTRSGVVESVHAFSNGPIGPIFLMFFTVLVVLGVGLATWRLPAIRDPHSLDATVSREGAVLGGNVVFVLFAALVILATLFPILVEAVRGFRTVVGPSFYDVFAIPLGLALLFLMGVGPMLPWRRANQTFFQSLRLPVGAGLLATVLAVVLGVRNPGLALALGLCAYNLVGLGQLTMQSALARGGLKHLPALVREHPRRYGAYLAHLGVILMAVGIGFSGTYKAKQEVTLRLNEPQTIFGRAVTLTKLDTERRPERMSSVATVEVGDETLTPKMNTYVNQPQQAVAMPAVKYHLMGDTYVTLLKAVPEEKWATVAVIDSPLVSWIWWGTAMLLLGTGVSLTAPVRETARVTAPAGSGRSGKPGKGRREATA